From one Amycolatopsis sp. FDAARGOS 1241 genomic stretch:
- a CDS encoding HAD family hydrolase: MPEPWAPPELRLVCLDIDDTLIDCTAAIRRSLHALTGRSDLWPLWDLITEEHVALVVAGKLEYGVMHHRRTECFLAELGISADSAQVTAFEARRREILATSWQLFDDVLPCLEWLRAAGLLLAAVTNASGAHQRRKIADLGLAPFFDHVAIAGEVGVAKPDPVMFHSVCLGLGCDPAQTVHVGDKLDTDAIGAHAAGLGAVWLDRDGTARTGERPPIGVHTVTSLDELPELLVSEYATVGVPAQRAAGTPAARVRDGVL, translated from the coding sequence GTGCCCGAACCCTGGGCACCTCCGGAGCTGCGTCTGGTGTGCCTCGACATCGATGACACCCTCATCGACTGCACCGCTGCGATCCGTCGCAGCCTCCACGCGCTGACCGGCCGGAGCGACCTCTGGCCGTTGTGGGACTTGATCACCGAGGAGCACGTGGCGCTGGTCGTCGCGGGGAAACTCGAGTACGGCGTGATGCACCACCGCCGCACCGAGTGCTTCCTCGCTGAGCTCGGCATCTCGGCCGACTCCGCCCAGGTGACCGCCTTCGAGGCGCGCCGCCGCGAGATCCTGGCCACGTCGTGGCAGCTGTTCGACGACGTGCTGCCCTGCCTCGAGTGGCTGCGCGCCGCCGGACTGCTGCTGGCGGCCGTGACGAACGCCTCAGGCGCGCACCAGCGGCGCAAGATTGCGGACCTGGGGCTGGCGCCGTTCTTCGACCACGTCGCCATCGCGGGCGAGGTCGGCGTCGCGAAGCCCGACCCCGTGATGTTCCACTCGGTGTGCCTCGGTCTGGGCTGCGACCCGGCGCAGACGGTGCACGTGGGCGACAAGCTCGACACCGACGCCATCGGTGCCCACGCCGCCGGCCTGGGTGCCGTCTGGCTCGACCGCGACGGCACCGCCCGCACCGGCGAACGCCCGCCGATCGGTGTACACACGGTCACCAGCCTCGACGAGCTGCCTGAGCTGCTGGTTTCCGAGTATGCGACCGTCGGCGTCCCCGCGCAGCGCGCCGCGGGGACCCCCGCTGCCAGGGTGCGGGACGGCGTGCTCTAG
- a CDS encoding FAD-dependent oxidoreductase, translated as MAERTRCVIVGGGPAGMVAGLILARAGVEVTVLEKHPDFLRDFRGDTVHPSTLTLLDELGLGDKFDAIPHSELTDVGFPTEDGGLLKIADMKLLNVPHPYVAMVPQWDFLDLLAESAQKEPTFTLRLETEMTGLLRSGNHVTGVHYRAADGTEGDLEADLVIAGDGRWSLARRAAGLEPREFDCPFDVWWFRLSRHDGEAGAMLTPRMRHRRFAVPLPRTGYFQIAYLAPKGDDLRAAGIEEFRRSVVDICPEFADRVDELQTMDDVKFLDVRLNRLHRWHVDGLLCIGDAAHAMSPVGGVGINLAVQDAVAAATILADPLLRGRPTPDDLAKVRSRRLLPTIAVQKLQQLLHRTVMRPVMSGRREGPPEQMIALFTRFPKLAYVPGRLLGVGFRPEHAPGFARRAMEPATKK; from the coding sequence ATGGCCGAACGCACGCGGTGTGTGATCGTCGGCGGTGGACCTGCGGGCATGGTCGCCGGGCTGATCCTCGCGCGGGCCGGCGTCGAGGTGACGGTGCTCGAGAAGCACCCCGATTTCCTCCGCGACTTCCGTGGCGACACCGTGCACCCGTCCACGCTCACGCTCCTCGACGAGCTCGGCCTCGGCGACAAGTTCGACGCCATCCCGCACAGCGAGCTCACCGACGTCGGCTTCCCGACCGAAGACGGCGGTCTCCTGAAGATCGCCGACATGAAGCTGTTGAACGTTCCACACCCGTACGTCGCGATGGTGCCGCAGTGGGACTTCCTCGACTTGCTGGCCGAATCAGCGCAGAAGGAGCCGACCTTCACGCTCCGCCTCGAGACGGAGATGACCGGCCTGCTCCGCTCGGGCAACCACGTCACGGGCGTGCACTACCGCGCCGCCGACGGCACCGAAGGCGACCTCGAAGCCGACCTCGTCATCGCTGGCGACGGACGCTGGTCCCTCGCGCGCCGTGCCGCCGGGCTCGAGCCGCGGGAGTTCGACTGCCCGTTCGACGTCTGGTGGTTCCGCCTTTCCCGCCACGACGGCGAAGCGGGCGCGATGCTCACGCCGCGCATGCGCCACCGGCGCTTCGCCGTGCCCCTCCCCCGCACGGGCTACTTCCAAATCGCCTACCTCGCCCCCAAGGGCGACGATCTTCGTGCCGCCGGCATCGAGGAATTCCGCCGCAGCGTCGTCGACATCTGTCCCGAATTCGCCGACCGCGTCGACGAACTGCAAACCATGGACGACGTGAAGTTCCTCGACGTCCGCCTCAACCGGCTCCATCGCTGGCACGTCGACGGCCTCCTGTGCATCGGTGACGCGGCCCACGCCATGTCGCCCGTCGGCGGGGTCGGCATCAACCTCGCCGTGCAGGACGCCGTCGCCGCCGCGACGATCCTGGCCGACCCGCTGCTGCGCGGCCGCCCCACACCCGACGACCTCGCCAAGGTCCGTAGCCGCCGCCTCCTCCCGACGATCGCCGTGCAGAAACTGCAGCAGCTCTTGCACCGCACCGTCATGCGCCCGGTCATGAGTGGTCGCCGCGAAGGCCCGCCGGAGCAGATGATCGCTTTGTTCACGAGGTTTCCGAAGCTCGCGTACGTGCCCGGCCGCCTGCTGGGCGTGGGTTTCCGGCCCGAGCACGCCCCGGGCTTCGCGCGCAGAGCGATGGAACCCGCCACGAAGAAGTAG
- a CDS encoding RNA polymerase sigma factor, with product MSEPDELVRAAQRGDALAMQELLGVLTPYVGRLCGPIALDDGPDATQEALIAVFRNLRQLTEPAALYGWVRAIAVREAVRVARRSKRAVPGLPLDLPEPGDPALAVDVRDVLDRLSPEHRAILVLRDLEGLDERTVGELLKVPAGTVKSRLSRARQSFRKEWSR from the coding sequence TTGTCCGAACCCGACGAGCTGGTGCGCGCCGCCCAGCGTGGCGACGCGCTCGCCATGCAGGAGCTGCTCGGCGTGCTCACGCCGTACGTCGGCCGGTTGTGCGGCCCGATCGCGCTCGACGACGGCCCGGACGCGACCCAGGAAGCACTGATCGCGGTGTTCCGGAACCTGCGGCAGCTGACCGAACCCGCGGCGCTGTACGGCTGGGTGCGCGCCATCGCCGTCCGCGAGGCGGTGCGCGTGGCACGCCGCTCGAAACGTGCCGTGCCCGGGTTGCCGCTCGACCTGCCGGAACCTGGTGATCCCGCGCTCGCCGTCGACGTCCGCGACGTCCTCGATCGGCTCAGCCCGGAGCACCGCGCGATTCTGGTGCTGCGCGATCTGGAAGGTCTGGACGAGCGGACCGTCGGGGAACTGCTGAAAGTACCGGCGGGCACGGTGAAATCGCGGCTTTCCCGCGCGCGGCAGAGTTTTCGAAAGGAGTGGTCGCGATGA